One segment of Paenibacillus sp. FSL R7-0337 DNA contains the following:
- a CDS encoding geobacillin-26 family protein (This protein is homologous to geobacillin 26, a large bacteriocin (245 amino acids) that was found in the thermophile Geobacillus sp. 15, and that has an unknown mechanism of action.) → MFKKLLALALSAIMVLGIGTTAFASDVPNVDFNLSVSEVAGIRTSVTSDETSQYIVVYDSIQNTMQVSIKDLETGSIVEGETIEAKTLQSSQSARSTIHQDTFSNYEYDVYTGSPNEWRLERPKGSGQGYFMTYENSSNTTQLNSFFDKVNILNDKEWTAVSLYGVSLISAVGAGFASALALASGGTLTPAAIAAVVAATGATGATAIAMTAIGTQCNVCELAYWNALNSTNNTHY, encoded by the coding sequence ATGTTTAAAAAATTATTAGCATTAGCACTATCGGCAATTATGGTTTTGGGTATAGGTACAACGGCTTTCGCATCAGATGTTCCAAATGTTGACTTTAATTTATCCGTGTCCGAAGTAGCAGGAATCCGCACTTCTGTGACGAGCGACGAAACGTCACAATATATCGTCGTTTACGATTCTATTCAGAATACAATGCAGGTATCAATCAAAGACTTGGAAACAGGTTCGATTGTTGAAGGCGAAACTATAGAAGCCAAAACACTTCAGTCATCACAAAGTGCTAGATCAACTATCCATCAGGACACATTTTCGAATTATGAATATGATGTCTACACCGGCAGTCCAAATGAGTGGAGATTAGAAAGACCAAAGGGTAGTGGGCAAGGTTATTTTATGACATATGAAAATAGCTCCAACACCACCCAGTTGAACAGTTTTTTCGATAAAGTAAATATCCTCAATGATAAAGAATGGACGGCAGTCTCGCTTTATGGGGTTTCATTGATCTCTGCTGTTGGAGCAGGTTTTGCATCAGCTTTAGCCCTTGCATCAGGAGGTACACTTACACCAGCTGCTATTGCTGCTGTTGTTGCCGCAACGGGAGCTACTGGCGCAACAGCTATTGCGATGACGGCAATTGGCACGCAATGCAATGTTTGTGAACTTGCTTATTGGAACGCACTAAACTCAACCAACAATACTCACTATTAA